The Aphis gossypii isolate Hap1 unplaced genomic scaffold, ASM2018417v2 Contig00698, whole genome shotgun sequence genome includes a window with the following:
- the LOC126555071 gene encoding uncharacterized protein LOC126555071 — translation MSSECMPTPNEEDWKKIAEGFQHRANFPHCLGAVDGKHIRITKPPGSASLYFNYKHFYSIVLLAVADSNYRFTYIHVGSFGKDSDSTIFKNSSLWDKLQNNSLNIPSPNFIPGINIPIPYAFVGDEAFGLSTNVLRPYAGKYLQDIKRTFNYRLSRARRYVECSFGILSNKWRIFHRPIDVNVEFAIDIVKCCCVLHNFVRDRDGFKFDDTLTITEMEDLDYDDNLYANRSVNRYRDALANYFVSEDGQISWQNEKI, via the coding sequence ATGTCAAGTGAATGTATGCCTACACCGAATGAAGAagattggaaaaaaatagCCGAAGGTTTTCAACATCGAGCAAATTTTCCACACTGCCTGGGAGCAGTTGATGGAAAGCATATTCGGATAACCAAGCCTCCAGGAAGTGCTTCGttgtactttaattataaacatttttattccattGTTTTACTCGCAGTAGCCGATTCAAATTACCGTTTTACTTATATTCATGTTGGTTCATTTGGAAAAGACTCAGATTCTACCATTTTTAAGAATTCTAGTCTATGggataaattacaaaataattcattaaatattccaAGCCCAAACTTCATACCCGGTATTAATATTCCTATTCCTTACGCATTTGTAGGTGACGAGGCATTTGGTTTATCGACAAACGTGCTTAGGCCTTATGCgggaaaatatttacaagatATTAAAAGAACTTTTAACTATAGATTGTCTCGGGCAAGGCGTTACGTAGAATGTTCATTCggaatattatcaaataagtgGAGAATATTCCATCGACCAATTGATGTTAATGTGGAGTTTGCAAttgatattgtaaaatgttgttgtgtgttacataattttgtaCGTGATCgtgatggttttaaatttgacgATACTTTGACAATTACAGAGATGGAAGACCTTgattatgatgataatttatacgCAAATAGATCAGTAAATAGATATCGGGACGCTTTagctaattattttgtttctgaAGACGGACAAATTTCTTggcaaaatgaaaaaatttaa